One window from the genome of Schistocerca piceifrons isolate TAMUIC-IGC-003096 chromosome 1, iqSchPice1.1, whole genome shotgun sequence encodes:
- the LOC124777926 gene encoding pre-mRNA-splicing factor 38B-like, which produces MWLPSVLSDLQISILPAGGAGESGRELPGQPGRPAPKARRRRRGEEGEEKKARRRRRGEEGEEKKARRRRRGEEGEEKKARRRRRGEEGEEKKARRRRRGEEGEEKKARRRRRGEEGEEKKARRRRRGEEGEEKKARRRRRGEEGEEKKARRRRRGEEGEEKKARRRRRGEEGEEKKARRRRRGEEGEEKKARRRRRGEEGEEKKARRRRRGEEGEEKKARRRRRGEEGEEKKARRRRRGEEGEEKKARRRRRGEEGEEKKARRRRRGEEGEEKKARRRRRGEEGEEKKARRRRRGEEGEEKKARRRRRGEEGEEKKARRRRRGEEGEEKKARRRRRGEEGEEKKARRRRRGEEGEEKKARRRRRGEEGEEKKARRRRRGEEGEEKKAMRRRQ; this is translated from the coding sequence aaggcgaggagaagaaggcgaggagaagaaggcgaggagaagaaggcgaggagaagaaggcgaggagaagaaggcgaggagaagaaggcgaggagaagaaggcgaggagaagaaggcgaggagaagaaggcgaggagaagaaggcgaggagaagaaggcgaggagaagaaggcgaggagaagaaggcgaggagaagaaggcgaggagaagaaggcgaggagaagaaggcgaggagaagaaggcgaggagaagaaggcgaggagaagaaggcgaggagaagaaggcgaggagaagaaggcgaggagaagaaggcgaggagaagaaggcgaggagaagaaggcgaggagaagaaggcgaggagaagaaggcgaggagaagaaggcgaggagaagaaggcgaggagaagaaggcgaggagaagaaggcgaggagaagaaggcgaggagaagaaggcgaggagaagaaggcgaggagaagaaggcgaggagaagaaggcgaggagaagaaggcgaggagaagaaggcgaggagaagaaggcgaggagaagaaggcgaggagaagaaggcgaggagaagaaggcgaggagaagaaggcgaggagaagaaggcgaggagaagaaggcgaggagaagaaggcgaggagaagaaggcgaggagaagaaggcgaggagaagaaggcgaggagaagaaggcgaggagaagaaggcgaggagaagaaggcgaggagaagaaggcgaggagaagaaggcgaggagaagaaggcgaggagaagaaggcgaggagaagaaggcgaggagaagaaggcgaggagaagaaggcgaggagaagaaggcgaggagaagaaggcgaggagaagaaggcgaggagaagaaggcgaggagaagaaggcgaggagaagaaggcgaggagaagaaggcgaggagaagaaggcgaggagaagaaggcgaggagaagaaggcgaggagaagaaggcgaggagaagaaggcgaggagaagaaggcgaggagaagaaggcgaggagaagaaggcgaggagaagaaggcgaggagaagaaggcaatgagaagaaggcaatga